From a region of the Candidatus Limnocylindria bacterium genome:
- a CDS encoding biotin carboxylase N-terminal domain-containing protein has translation MLKRVLVANRGEIAVRVIRACHELGIRAVAIYSDVDRDALHVRLADEAYPIGPASPSESYLVASKLIGVARRAKCDAVHPGYGFLSENEEFADAVRSAGLVFVGPPGDVQRKLGEKTQARRLARDAGVPVAEGTLEPLRDLDHARREGERIGYPVMLKAAGGGGGKGMRAVASAGELDAAWRLASGEAAGAFGSSALFVEKLIENARHIEMQILADAHGGIVWLGERDCSVQRRHQKLIEESPAPSVGDALRERLGDAAVRIARAAGYQNAGTVEFLVDARGAFSFLEVNTRLQVEHPVTEVVTGLDLVALQLRIASGEPLPFAQKDVRGRGAAIECRITAEDVRRGFIPATGRVALLREPAGPGVRVDSGLFEGLTVTSDYDPLLMKLIAHGADRAEALARARGALRETIVAGLPTSLAFHSYVLDEPDFVGGRYDTGYVATHWPPRTPTVLDESAVTAAALVAVLATRGRAARRPVASPNGTWARAGREEALR, from the coding sequence GTGCTCAAGCGGGTCCTCGTCGCCAACCGCGGCGAGATCGCCGTGCGCGTGATCCGCGCCTGCCACGAGCTCGGGATCCGCGCCGTAGCCATATACAGCGACGTCGATCGGGACGCCCTTCACGTCCGTCTCGCGGATGAGGCGTATCCGATCGGACCGGCGTCGCCGAGCGAGAGCTACCTCGTGGCCTCAAAGCTCATAGGGGTCGCGCGCCGCGCGAAGTGCGACGCGGTCCATCCCGGCTACGGGTTCCTGTCGGAGAACGAGGAGTTTGCCGACGCAGTGCGCAGTGCCGGTCTCGTGTTCGTCGGTCCACCCGGCGACGTGCAGCGGAAGCTCGGCGAGAAGACGCAGGCCCGCCGGCTTGCGCGCGACGCGGGCGTCCCCGTCGCGGAGGGCACGCTCGAACCGCTGCGCGACCTGGATCACGCGCGTCGAGAAGGGGAGCGCATCGGGTACCCGGTGATGCTCAAGGCAGCCGGCGGCGGTGGCGGGAAGGGCATGCGCGCGGTCGCGTCGGCCGGGGAGCTCGATGCCGCGTGGCGTCTCGCGTCAGGGGAAGCCGCCGGCGCGTTCGGCTCGTCGGCGCTGTTCGTGGAGAAGCTCATCGAGAACGCGCGGCACATCGAGATGCAGATCCTCGCGGACGCTCACGGCGGCATCGTCTGGCTCGGCGAGCGCGACTGCTCGGTCCAGCGCCGTCATCAGAAGCTCATCGAGGAGTCCCCCGCGCCATCGGTGGGCGATGCGCTCCGCGAGCGCCTCGGCGACGCCGCGGTGCGGATCGCGCGCGCGGCGGGCTATCAGAACGCCGGCACCGTCGAATTCCTCGTCGATGCGCGCGGCGCCTTCTCATTTCTCGAGGTGAACACTCGCCTGCAGGTCGAGCACCCGGTGACCGAGGTCGTGACCGGGCTCGATCTCGTCGCGCTTCAGCTGCGCATCGCGTCCGGCGAGCCGCTGCCCTTCGCGCAGAAAGACGTGCGCGGCCGCGGCGCGGCGATCGAGTGCCGCATCACCGCCGAGGACGTGCGGCGCGGCTTCATACCCGCGACCGGCCGCGTCGCGTTGCTGCGCGAGCCCGCCGGCCCGGGCGTCCGGGTCGACTCAGGTCTCTTCGAAGGTCTCACGGTCACGAGCGACTATGACCCTCTGCTCATGAAGCTCATCGCCCATGGCGCCGATCGCGCCGAGGCCCTCGCGCGAGCGCGCGGCGCGCTGCGCGAGACGATCGTTGCGGGGCTCCCGACGAGCCTCGCGTTCCACTCCTACGTCCTCGACGAGCCCGACTTCGTCGGCGGACGCTACGACACGGGGTATGTCGCAACCCACTGGCCGCCTCGCACCCCGACCGTGCTCGACGAGAGCGCGGTCACCGCGGCCGCGCTCGTCGCGGTGCTCGCCACGCGCGGCCGCGCGGCACGCCGACCGGTCGCGTCTCCGAATGGCACCTGGGCGCGCGCGGGGCGCGAGGAGGCGCTGCGGTGA
- a CDS encoding acyl-CoA carboxylase subunit beta, with product MGPSERLSGLRQRAAVGGGEARTQQQHAKGKLTARERVDLLVDDGSFTELDAFVMARPTELIPDDERVMGDGVVTGFGHVDGRLVYVFSQDFTVFGGSLAEAHAAKICKVMDLAVRNGAPVIGLNDSGGARIQEGVVSLGGYADIFLRNVLASGVVPQLSAILGPCAGGAVYSPAITDFIAMVRDTSYMFVTGPNVVKTVTHEDVTLDELGGADVHARRSGVAHFECDDEVSCLQLLRRLVGYLPSNNLDPAPVVPTDDPIDRQDRELDALVPDAASKPYDMKELVRRVCDDGEFLEVHEGWARNIICAFARLDGRSVGVVAQQPTVLAGVLDIDASIKAARFVRFCDAFNIPLVTFVDVPGFLPGTAQEHGGIIRSGAKLLYAYAEATVPKLTVITRKAYGGAYDVMSSKHIRGDYNVAWPSAEIAVMGPEGAVNIVYREEIERAKDQDAKRKELVASYVERFANPYVAAERGYLDDVIEPRETRPRLIAALRSLAGKRDTNPKRKHGNIPL from the coding sequence GACGACGGATCCTTCACCGAGCTCGATGCGTTCGTGATGGCGCGCCCCACGGAGCTCATACCGGACGACGAGCGCGTGATGGGTGACGGTGTCGTGACGGGCTTCGGCCATGTCGACGGTCGACTCGTCTACGTCTTCTCGCAGGACTTCACGGTGTTCGGCGGTTCTCTCGCGGAGGCGCACGCCGCGAAGATCTGCAAGGTCATGGATCTGGCCGTGCGCAACGGCGCGCCGGTCATCGGGCTCAACGACTCGGGCGGCGCGCGCATCCAGGAGGGCGTCGTGTCGCTCGGCGGCTATGCCGACATCTTCCTGCGCAACGTGCTCGCGTCCGGCGTGGTCCCGCAGCTGTCGGCGATCCTCGGACCTTGCGCGGGCGGTGCCGTGTACTCGCCGGCGATCACCGACTTCATCGCGATGGTGCGCGACACCTCGTACATGTTCGTGACCGGGCCGAACGTGGTGAAGACCGTGACGCACGAGGACGTCACGCTCGACGAGCTCGGCGGCGCGGACGTCCACGCGCGGCGCTCGGGCGTCGCGCACTTCGAGTGCGACGACGAGGTCTCCTGCCTGCAGCTGCTCCGCCGTCTCGTCGGCTACCTGCCGTCGAACAATCTCGATCCCGCGCCGGTCGTTCCGACGGACGATCCGATCGATCGCCAGGACCGCGAGCTCGACGCGCTCGTGCCCGACGCCGCGAGCAAGCCGTACGACATGAAAGAACTGGTCCGGCGCGTCTGCGACGACGGAGAGTTCCTCGAGGTGCACGAGGGCTGGGCACGCAACATCATCTGCGCCTTCGCGCGTCTCGACGGCCGCAGCGTCGGTGTCGTCGCGCAGCAGCCGACGGTCCTCGCCGGCGTGCTCGACATCGACGCGTCGATCAAGGCCGCGCGTTTCGTCCGCTTCTGCGACGCCTTCAACATCCCGCTCGTGACCTTCGTCGACGTGCCGGGCTTCCTACCGGGCACCGCGCAGGAGCATGGCGGCATCATCCGGAGCGGCGCGAAGCTTCTCTACGCATACGCCGAGGCGACGGTCCCGAAGCTCACCGTCATCACGCGCAAGGCCTACGGCGGCGCGTACGACGTCATGTCGAGCAAGCACATCCGTGGGGACTACAACGTCGCGTGGCCGAGCGCGGAGATCGCGGTCATGGGACCCGAGGGCGCGGTGAACATCGTCTACCGCGAGGAGATCGAGCGCGCGAAGGATCAGGACGCGAAGCGGAAGGAGCTCGTCGCGAGCTACGTCGAGCGCTTCGCGAACCCGTACGTCGCGGCCGAACGCGGTTACCTCGACGACGTCATCGAGCCGCGCGAGACCCGACCGCGGCTCATCGCGGCGCTCCGTTCCCTCGCGGGCAAACGGGACACGAACCCCAAGCGCAAGCACGGGAACATCCCGCTGTGA